The DNA segment TTAACTCATAATGTCTATTTTTATAAAGAAGTGTCATTTATAGATGGTCGGGATACTGGGAGAAGAAATGATACATATTTTTGGATACTAAGAAAAAATAATAAAGTTTCAAAATTTTATCCATATGATACAAATCCAATCAAAACTTCATATGAATTGTTATGGCAAGAACTAAGAGATAAAGAAAAAAGTTCAAATATAACATTACAAAATACAATGAGAAGAATAATTGAAAATTATTTTAAAATTCTCGGTAATTTCAGCGATGATAAACTGATTAAAAATTTTGAAGAATATGAAGAACAGGTTATTTGCCGTTCTTTAATTTCTTGGATTAATGATGGTTCTCATAGTATATCAGACGATTTATTTATAGAATCACATGATGATACTATAGATAAATATTTAGAAGTATTTAAAAAAATATTTATTTTTACTGATCATGAAGGACATTATAAAATGATGATGGGTATTGATGAATTAAATATATAAATAGGAGTGACAACTTGAGTTTACTGTATGATAGAGTTACTAGAGAACATGACAATCGTGAATATAAAAGAAAACCGGCTAAAGGTGATTTAATATTAGAACTAGAGAAAATAATTAATTTAACACACAAAATAATTGGTTTTGATGGATATATTATTCCTAAAAATGGAAGTAGAGTAACTTTACTACTATATTGCCGTGAATATAATCAAGAGCTTGTTAAAGATAAAGAGTTGGTTGCTTTAGCACAAATTTTATTTGATGAAATGAATAAAGCAATAGATTTTAAAATTGCTATAGAATTCAGTAAAAAACTTAAATGTGATTTAACTTGTGTATTTATTCCATACAATTATCCAAAAGATGATGAGCAAGCTATAGAGCAGGAAATAATATTATTTCCAAAAATCAATATAGAAAAAAAAGTTAAAAGAACTAATGTTGATGGTTTAAGGTTACTATTGAAAAATTATGAAAAAAGATTTACTCGAAAAGCAGTAACATTTATACCTACAAAATTAGAATATTATTTAGCAAATATTCCAAAAGATCAATGGAAAATAGCTTTTCCAGGGGATGCCGATGGTATTTTTATGGATGAAAACTATAATGTTCAAGCTATTTTAGAATATAAATCTGATACACAAGGAAGAATTTTAGAGGAAGAATCTATTCAAAAATATAATGCAGACTCAACTAGATTTAGTGTTCTTGATGATTTTTGTAAACTTTTAAATGTGCCTTTAGTTGTTGTTTTTTGGTCTGATACTCATTCTAATACAAAAATAACTATCAGAAATTCAGTTAAAGGAATAGAAAATAGCTTACCTATTATTAAATCTAATGATTATAATTCTTGTGCAAAAAAGATTTATGATGTTTTACTTAATTTAAGCATACACATGAATAAATTGGATTTATTATAATCCCAATCTAACAAACATTTAAATATAATATCTACTTTATAAAAGAGGATTAAAGTAAATGAGTTTAGAGAAAAACGTTATAGAAGAACAAAGTATAAATGATGTTAATTATGAATTATTAAAAAAACAATTTCCTAACGCTGTAAGCATAGATGAAAATGGTAAGTATGTAATAGACCCTCAACAGTTACAATTGAGTTTAGACCCATCACTTGCCCAAATAAAAGAAGATGGTTATGGGCTTAATTGGGTTGGGAAAAAAGAGGCTTATCATAATGCATTTACAAAAAACTATAAAGTTCTAAAACCACTTAAAGAGATTTCTAAAAATTGGGATGAAACAGAAAATATCCTTATAAAAGGGGATAATCTTGATGCTCTAAAAATACTTAGACAAAACTATTATGAATCTATCAAAATGATATATATCGACCCACCTTATAATACTAAAAATGATGGCTTTGTTTACAATGATGATTTCACAACTTCAACTGAACAAACACTTGAAGAGCTTGGATATGATAAAGAATATATAGACTATATTGAAAATATTCAAGGAGCTAAAACACATAGTGGTTGGCTTAGTTTTATGTATCCTAGACTTTTATTGGCAAAAGATTTTCTCAAAGATGATGGAGTTATTTTTATATCGATTGATGATAATGAAAATGCACAGTTAAAACTTCTATGTGATGAAATTTATGGTGATGATAATTTTGTAGGAGAATATATTTGGAATAAAAAGAATGTTGTACAAAATGATGCTACACATATGTCAATTAATCATGAGTATATTTTAGTATATGCAAAGAATTTTAATATATTTAGATTTAATTTATTAGAAAGAACAGAAGAACAACTAAAAAGGTATCAAAATCCTGATAATGATCCTAGAGGATTGTGGACAAGTGTGGCACTACAGGCTAAAAGTGGCTCAAATACATATAGTATTGAATTTGATAATGGTGTTCAATGGGAGCCTGTAAAAGGTACATACCCTAGATTATCTAAAGATAGTTTAATAAAAGCATACAATGATAACAGATTATGGTTTGGTAAAGATGGGAAAAATGTTCCTAGGTTAAAAAAGTTTTTATCTGAAGTTAAGGAAGGTGTTTTATCTTCATCTCTTTTATTAGCTGATGATGTTGGTTCAACACAACTTGCGAAAGAAAATTTAAAAAAGTTAATGAATAATAATTTATTTGATACACCTAAACCAATAGGTTTAATTTCAAAATTTTTGCAATTAGCTACAAAAAATGACCTTATTCTAGACTTTTTCGCAGGAAGTGGAACAACTGCACATGCAGTAATGGATTTAAATGCTCAAGATAATGGAAATCGTAAATATATTTGTGTTCAATGGGCAGAAGGGACACCTGAAAATAGTGAAGCTAAAAAAGCTGGGTATGAAACAATATTTGATATTACAAAAGCAAGAATAGATAAAGCAGGAGAACAGTTAGCAAAAGGTGATATAGGTTTTAGAACTTTTGAAATAGTGGAAGACCAAAAACAAAAAATTTACCAAAAATCACTAGAAGAGGTAAATCAAGAAGATTTATTAGTGATGATGGAAAAACCTGATATTTCATCAAATGAAGAGATACTTTATAATCTATTTGTAGCAGAAGCTTTACCACTTAGTACAAAACATCAAGAGCTTATTAAAGATAAACTTTATTTAGCGTCAAATGTAGCTTTTATTCTTGGTGATATAACTTCTGATGAATTGGTTGAAGCTTTAAAAGATAAAAAAGAGTGTGAATATATCACTGTGTATTCTCCAAATATTAGCAATGATAAGTTTACTCTTGAAATAGAAAGTAATATATCAAAACTTGGTATCAAGAGTGATAAACTAAGATTTAGAGGATAGATATGGAAGAAAATCTAAATATTATTATCTATTCAAGTGAAGATGGGAAAACAAAACTTGATGTAAAACTTGAAAATGAGACTTTGTGGTTAAACCAAAAGCAACTTTGTGAACTCTTTGGAAAATCTAAATCAACTATAAGTGAACATATTAAAACTATTTTTGAAGATGAAGAACTAGATGAAAAAGTGGTTGTTCGGAATTACCGAACAACCACTCAGCATGGTGCAATAGAGGGAAAAACTCAATCAACTGATGTGAAATATTATAATCTAGATATGATAATTGCTCTTGGATTTAAAGTACGAAGTAGAACAGGTGTACAATTTAGAAAATGGGCAAATAATATACTAAAAGAGTATGTTGTAAAAGGTTTTGCAATGGATGATGAAAGGCTTAAAAATCCTCCTGTAGCAAATTCTTTGGTTCCTGATTATTTTGAAGAGATGATAGAGCGAATTAGAGATATAAGGGCTAGTGAGAGAAGAGTATACTTGCGAGTGAAAGAGATATTTGCACTTGCTAGTGATTATGATCCTTCATGGAGTGAAACAACACGATTTTTTCAGCATATACAAAATAAACTTCATTTTGCTATTACAAAATTAACAGCAGCTGAAATTATTTCTCAAAGAGCAAATGCTAGTTTACCAAATATGGGTATTACAACTCTTTCTACAGATAGTATAAAAAGTACAGATATAACAGTGGCTAAAAATTATCTAAGTGAAAAAGAGATTGAAGAACTTAATCGTATAGTTGTAATGTGGTTGGATTATGCAGAAGATCAAGCTAAAAGAAAACAACAAGTGTTTTTAAATGATTGGGAAAATAAATTAGATGCATTTTTAGAGTTTAATGAAAGAGATGTTTTACAAAATTTTGGACAAGTTTCAAAAAAAGAAGCAGATAAAAAAGCTAAAGATGAATATAAAATATTTTCTGCACAAAGAAGAGCTCAAAAAGAAGAACAAGGGTTTATAGAAAATATAAAAGCCTTAGAGAATATTGCAAAAATGGTAAAAGAGAAAAAATAATGCTAAAAATAAAATTTGACAGACTTGATTATCAAGAACTTGCAGTAAATAGTATCAGTGATGTATTCAAAAATATAGCATTTAAACCAAATGATAATAAGAAAAGTAATCCATCTTTTGATTTACAAGCTTCAAAAAGTATATTAGTAAATAATATTACAAAAGTTAGAGAAATAAATAAAGTAGATATTGGCGATATCTCTATCAAAGATGAGCTTGTTATAGATACTTTAATGGAAACAGGTACTGGAAAAACTTTTACATTTTTAGAGTCAATATATAGGCTAAATAGAGATTATGGACTTTGTAAGTTTATAATCTTAGTGCCTTCAAATCCAATTCGACAAGGTACTATTAAAAATATCAATATTACAAAAGAATTTTTTACAAAAGAGTACGGTAAACAAATATCAGTTTATAACTATAGTGAAAAAACTGTTTTAAATTATATAAATGCAAGTAGTCAAAATATCTCTGTTTTGGTATCGACTTATCAATCATTTAACAAAGCAACAAATAGTATTAATAAAAATAAAATAGAACAAACTCTTATTGGTCGTTCTCGAAGTTATATGCAAGCAATAGGACATTTAAGACCTGTAATAATTATAGATGAACCACATAGATTTGAGGGAAAACAAACAGCAAAATATCTAAAAGAGTTTAATGCACTTTTTACATTAAGGTTTGGTGCAACTTTTAAAGGTGATGAGTATAAAAATCTCATATATACACTTGATAGTGTAGATGCCTTTAGTAGGGGACTTGTAAAGGCTATAACAGTCGATACTGTGGGAAATGAAAATGTAGATAATCATACGATTAGGCTTAAAGAAGTAAAAGGGGCTAACCAAAAAGATTATGTAGCAAAAATAGAGTATAAAGATATTAATTCTAAAACAAAACCTACTGAATTAAAGCATGGTGAGAACTTAGGAGAAAAAGTAGGGATTGAATATCTAACTAGTTATGTAGTTGAAAAAATTACTAAAAGTGAAGTGATATTCACAAATGGTATTTCAATACTTCTTGGAGAGAGTGAGAGCTATGGTGTGCTTCTTGATGAAGTGCAAAAAGCTATTGTTGATACAGCTATAAAAAATCATTTTGAAAGAGAAGAAGAATTATTTAAACTGAATATCAAATCACTTTGTCTGTTTTTTATAGATAGAGTTGATAAATATTTGACTGAAGATGGGATTAATGGAAAGTTAGCACTTCTTTTTGAAACTTTATATTTAAAAAATTTAGAACAAGTTTTAAAAAAAGATAATTTAGATGAAGATTATAAAAAATATCTTTTGAAAACAAAAGATTCTGTAAAAGAAGTACACAGTGGATATTTTGCAAAATCTAAAAAAGAGGGAGATGAAGCAGAAGCTATTGAGCTAATTTTAAATAAAAAAGAAGAATTATTAAGTTTTGATAGTGATCTTAGATTTATATTTTCTCAATGGGCTTTACAAGAAGGATGGGATAATCCAAATGTAATGACACTTTGTAAATTAGCTCCTAGTAATTCTAAAATATCTAAATTGCAACAAATAGGTAGAGGATTAAGACTTGCAGTAAATCAAGATGGAAAAAGAATTACAAAAGATGATAGTAATTTTGATTTTGTAAATGAACTTTTTGTTGTTATTCCATCAACTGAAGAAAATTTTGTAACTTCAATACAAAAAGAGATAAGTGAAAACAGTATTAAGCAAGTATCGAAACTATTTAACGAAGATATTATGGTAGAAAATCATATTGCTACAACTTCAAGAACAGCAGTAAAATTACTTGATAAACTTGATGAAATAGGCTTTATTTCAATAGATGAGAATGATATGAGTGAGATAATCATATCAAAAGAAGATTATTCAACAAGATCAAAAGAATTAGAATCTTTAGATATAAAAGGTTGTGATAATAGTAAATTAAAAGAGTATTTTGATAGTTTCTTTAAAACAACAAACAGAATAAAAGCAAAAGATAGAAGTGATAAAAAAGAAAAAGGAAAAATAAAAATTCATAAAGAAAATTTCCAAAAGTTTAAAACTTTATGGAATAACTTAAATTATGATGCAGTTGTAAAATATGACATAAATAGTGATATTTTAATTGAAACAGCAATAAAAAAAATAAATGAAAATTTTTTGATAAGTGGACAAGATATTATTGTTAAAAGAGATAAAAATATTGAAGATAAAGATAAACATGATAGTGAAAAAGAAACTATCAGTGTTGAAACACATTCTATTTTTACACTATATGAGTTTGTAAAAGCAGTTTCTAATAGTACTAAATTAAGTATGCAAACAGTTGCAAAAATATTACATGGTATAAAAAAAGAAAAATTTGATTTAATATATCAAAATGAAAATTTAGCACTTAAAAAAATAGAAGAACAATTAGTAAGTTCAATTTATGAAGTTATTATAAATAAAATATCTTATGATTTAAAAGAAATAAAAACTTGTAATACATCTTTAACAGATAAGAATGGAAATTTAAAAGAGTTTATACCTGAGGGAAGTTTAGGTACAGAAACATATAAAATTAAATCTAAGAATATAAGAGATTTGTCAATCTATGATGAAGACTTTATGGAGGTTGATAGTGGAGCAGAAAAAATTGCTATTGATGAATCTAGCGACAAAAGAATTACAGTTTTTGGAAAATTACCAAAAGTAAATATTCCAACAGCACATGGAAGGCATTATAATCCTGATTTTGGTTATGTAATAGAAATAGGTAATGGAAAAGAATTATATTTTGTAGTAGAAACTAAAGGATATGATAAATTTGATGATATAAGCACAAAAGAAAAACTTCAAATCAAAAGTGCTGAAGCATTTTTCAAAAAATTGCGTGAAATGGGTGTAAATGTAGAGTATCAAACTAAGTTAAATAGTCCTGATTTGTCTCAACTTATAAGTGAAATATTAAAAGATAAATAGTTAAATTAAAAATATTCTACTTAATTTTGTCACTATACTATTATTTTTTAATTTAAATTCAAAGGCTCGATTTTTTAAGTTTACTTAAAAAATGAGCAAACAACTGGGAAGAGTCTTTATTTAAAATAAAATATACAATCCAGTTGTTACAGAGTAGTTTTTTAAGATTTATTTTATATATTAAATTTATTTTGCCAAACTTCCAAACTTGCCAAACTATTACTATATAGCTATTTATTTGAATTAACTTATTAAAATTGATAAAATTAAATTATTTTTCTCAGTAATTGTTAGTAATTTTTCCAAAAATATTAAAATAATAGATAAAGGAGAAGAAATTGTATCTGTTAAAAATAGAACAAATATAGAAGAACAAGTAAAAATAATGATACAAATAGCACTTGCAAAAGATTGGAAACTTGAAAATATAGAACCATATGGAGATGAAGATTTTATAAATGAAGCAAATAGACAAATAGCAGATTTAATTTTGAAGAAAAATCAAATTAAAAATAGTAATGTAGAAATCAAAAGAGTAAAATCACCACTTCAACAGCAAAAAGTAAATCTACAAAATGAAGATTTAAACCCTAAAATAATTTGTGAATTAATCATTAATTTTGTTTCAACAATTATCTATTTACATAAACTAATATTTATAAAATGAGTATTAGTTTATGATTATATTAAATTATAAACATAATATGTCTATAATATTAAATAAAATTCCATTAGTAGCCTTACTACAATATTGTAGTAGATCTTTTTTATAAAAAGGTATTTCACATTAAAATTACTAATAATTCTACTTAAGTGTAGGGTTTCAAAGCAAAGTTTTGGGCTACATAAATTTAGTTTACAAGGTTTAAAAATGGAAAATAAGTTATATAAAATATATTCAAATCTAAAATCAAATCAAAGTACAGGAATTGACGGTATTTCAAAACAAAAACTTGATGAGATTATAGATGATGAAATATCAATAATTAAACGAAAAATAGAAAATAATAGTTATGATTTTTCATTTTATAAACAAAAACTTCTAATAAAATCTATAAATAAAACTAGAGAAATATCAATACCTACACTAAGAGATAAAATAGTTTTAAAGTATTTATTTAATGAGATATCAAATAGTTTTAAAGAAAATTTAACTTCAAAATCACATGCAAATATTATAGTAAATGAAGTAATAAAACAAAGACAAAATTTTAATGCTTTTATAAAAGTAGATATTGTAAATTTTTTCCCATCTATAAATCATGAAATATTATTAGAAAAATTAAAAACTAAAATATTTGATGAGAATATCTTAAATTTAATTACTAAAGCTATAAAACAAACAACTGTAGATGAAAAAACTTCTAATAAAGAAAGAATAAAATATAACAACAATGTTGGTGTTCCACAAGGATTGTCTATTTCAGGACTTCTTGCAGAAATTTATGTAAATGATTTAGAAGTAAAATATAATAACAATAATAAATTGAAGTTTTTTAGATATGTTGATGATATATTGATTTTATGTAATAAAGATCACTTAGAAAATATAATGATTAATTTAGAATCAGATTTTAGAGATTTAAAGCTAACAATTCATAAATTTGAAGAAAATTCAAATAAATCTACATATGGTAATAAAGAAGATTTATATGAATTTTTAGGCTATAAATTTGAAAATGAGCTAATTAGTGTTAGAAATAGCTCAGTTCAAAAAATGTACACAAATATAAGTAAATTATTTACATTGTATAAAAATGAAAGAATATATTCAAAGGATTATTTTATTACGAGATTGAATTTAAAAATAACAGGCTGTATAATTGAAAATAAGAAGTATGGTTGGATTAGTTTTTTTTCAAATATTAATGATCATAAGCTTTTATTTCAATTAGATCAATTTGTAAGAGAGAATTGTGAAAAGAATAATATAGAGTATGACAACATAAAGAAATTTTCTAGAGCAATTTATGAGATAAAAAATACAAATTCAAATTACATAATTTATGATTTTAAAAAAAATAAAATTTCTGAAAAAGATCTAATAATTGATTTCTATGATGATATAGAGTTTTATTAATTGATTATAGAATATTTATTAACAATGCTATATTAGTATATATTTTGCTTTGTTGATAAAATGATTTATAAATAAAAATTTTCAAAATGCATAATTTTTTAGTTATGTTATAATACGATAATTATATAAAAGGATTTTAATGGGTTCAATAATTACTGCAAAATGTAATAAATGTGATTTTATAAAGAAAGGTATAAAAATTGAATGTGGAATGACGAATCATAAGGTATTTGAAGGATATCCATATTCTTGTAATGAATGTAATGATTTTTTCCAAGGTAATTATAAAGATCCAAATTTATGTTGTCCAAGCTGTTCTTCTAAAAATGTAGTTATATATAGTGAACACAAATTAAATAAAGAACCAGAACCACCAAAACAAAAGTTATCATTTTTTTCAAAACTTCTTGGAAAAAAAGAAAGAGTTGAGTTACCAAAATTTGATATTTATGGTTATTATAAATGCCCAAAATGTAATGAATTTACAATGGAATTTTATAAAACAGCACTATATGATTAAAATTTTTTTACAAATAGTTAAGATAATAAATAAAAATAAAAGATAATTCTATTAAATAGTTCAAAATAAATCAAAACTGTAAATCATAATTTAAACAAGGTATATTTTTTATTTTTAGACAGAATATGTCTTAAGTAGTTTATATAATCCAACTAAGATTACATCAAAGGTTATATAAAATGAAAAAATTAATAGCAACACATAATAAAATGTTTCATGCAGATGAAATAACAGCCATTGCACTTTTAGAAGTTTTCACTGATTTTGAAATAGAAGTGGAAAGAGTAGAGCATGATTGTAAAGATTTTTCTAAATATGATTTTGTTATAGATATTGGTAAAAAATTTGATGGAATAAAATATTTTGATCATCATCAATATAAAGGTGGAAAGAGTTCAGCTGGATTAATTTGGGATTATATAGGATTGAATGAAGAATATCCAAAATTATCTAAACTTATTGATTTAGTAGATAGAAATGATGTTGGTATTGAAAAAGCAAAACCATTTGAATATTCATCTTTAATTAAATGCTACAATACAAGAAATCCAAGCTCAAAAGAACAAGATGAACAATTTTATCAAGCAGTAAATTTTTCAAAAAATATAATATTATCAATGAAAGATATGGAAGAGGGTATGATAAAAGCAAAAGAGATTATAAATAATTCTTTTAATTTTAATCGTAATCCAGAAATTATTGAATTAAGTGAATTTACACCTTATTGGACAAGTTATATAAATGGAATAACTATGCCATTTGTTAAAGCTGTTGTATGGGAAGATGAAGATGATAGAACTTGGAAAGTAAAAGTACCTTCAAAAACTGTTGGTTCTTTTGAATTAAATGGAAATCCATTAAAACAAGATAATAATATGGAATTTGTTCATTCAAGTGGACATTTTGCAATTGCAAAAGATGAATTAACTATGATTAAATATCTATCAAAAAATATTTAATATATAAATTACGAAGAGTTTAAAATATAATTAACTAAAAATAAAAGAAATAAACATTTGAATACTTTATCATGGCACTTAAATAAAAATATTAACAATGTTAGAAATCTATTTTCACAAATAGATCTTCCTTATGAACTAGATTGCTTTGTTTGTAGTTGTGGTCATAATGAAATTATAATCAAAGATCAATATACTAATTTAGAAAATTATAGTTGTAAACATTGTGATAATAATGAGTTTTATGATGCAAATTTTTATAATAATAATTCTACTTGGTATGAACCAATTTATGAGTTATTCAAAGAAGATTATATTTTATATTTAAAACCAAATATATATTATGATGAAAATAATAAGATAATAAGAGCTGCTTTTCAAATTAAAATTCCAACAACAATAGATTTAGCAAGAAATGAAATAGTTTATATTTATAAAGATGTTTATGAATTTAATATTGATCAATTTGGTAACTATACAGGACAGTTACACACTAATTTTAATTTAAGTGGTGAATTAACTGAAAAAGAAATAATGTTTGATAAATATGTTTCCCAAGAAGATTTGATTAATAGAAATTTTTATTTAAAAGAGTATAAAAGAGCTATTTTAAAAGAGTTACAAAATTGTAAATATACATTTAACTCTAAAGTTGCATTAAAAACATCTAATTTAGATGAGTATTGCTATTTTGTGAAATATAATAATCTTCTAGATTTAGATTTTTATAAATGGAAAAATGTAGATATCTTACCTAAAGATGAGAAGCTTACTATAATTCAAGCATTAGATTTTGTGATGAATTATAGAAAAGAAAAATCATTGAAAAAATTAGTATTTGATAATTATAAATTTCAAATGAGAGAATATAATTTCTATAATTTTATTTATATTTATTCTATTTCTAGAAGTATAAAAGATATAAATGTTTTAAATAGAATGATTACATTAGATTTTAATTTATATATGTCTTATACAAATTATCCAATGAACTTATATCAATTTATAAAATTTTTAACTAAATATTTTAGGGATAAGCAAATTGAAAAACTTTTTATATCATATCAAGACTCAGAGTTATTTTGGTTACATGATTCTGTTTCAATGTTTTATGAAATTGCTAATGATGCTGATGATTTAATATTAAGTAAATGT comes from the Aliarcobacter cibarius genome and includes:
- a CDS encoding PcfJ domain-containing protein; translated protein: MNTLSWHLNKNINNVRNLFSQIDLPYELDCFVCSCGHNEIIIKDQYTNLENYSCKHCDNNEFYDANFYNNNSTWYEPIYELFKEDYILYLKPNIYYDENNKIIRAAFQIKIPTTIDLARNEIVYIYKDVYEFNIDQFGNYTGQLHTNFNLSGELTEKEIMFDKYVSQEDLINRNFYLKEYKRAILKELQNCKYTFNSKVALKTSNLDEYCYFVKYNNLLDLDFYKWKNVDILPKDEKLTIIQALDFVMNYRKEKSLKKLVFDNYKFQMREYNFYNFIYIYSISRSIKDINVLNRMITLDFNLYMSYTNYPMNLYQFIKFLTKYFRDKQIEKLFISYQDSELFWLHDSVSMFYEIANDADDLILSKCNKGNIHHDIIQYHQMLMNKIDFDTTFEFEDKFLKACVDILDYDIRLPMNGIELYDWSNKLQNCLSGYCRIIKEKETIVYGFFKDNVIKFAVEIQDNKIFQSKSKYNQDLQDKEMSLVNGWFKEHFEEKMLRLES
- a CDS encoding restriction endonuclease — translated: MLKIKFDRLDYQELAVNSISDVFKNIAFKPNDNKKSNPSFDLQASKSILVNNITKVREINKVDIGDISIKDELVIDTLMETGTGKTFTFLESIYRLNRDYGLCKFIILVPSNPIRQGTIKNINITKEFFTKEYGKQISVYNYSEKTVLNYINASSQNISVLVSTYQSFNKATNSINKNKIEQTLIGRSRSYMQAIGHLRPVIIIDEPHRFEGKQTAKYLKEFNALFTLRFGATFKGDEYKNLIYTLDSVDAFSRGLVKAITVDTVGNENVDNHTIRLKEVKGANQKDYVAKIEYKDINSKTKPTELKHGENLGEKVGIEYLTSYVVEKITKSEVIFTNGISILLGESESYGVLLDEVQKAIVDTAIKNHFEREEELFKLNIKSLCLFFIDRVDKYLTEDGINGKLALLFETLYLKNLEQVLKKDNLDEDYKKYLLKTKDSVKEVHSGYFAKSKKEGDEAEAIELILNKKEELLSFDSDLRFIFSQWALQEGWDNPNVMTLCKLAPSNSKISKLQQIGRGLRLAVNQDGKRITKDDSNFDFVNELFVVIPSTEENFVTSIQKEISENSIKQVSKLFNEDIMVENHIATTSRTAVKLLDKLDEIGFISIDENDMSEIIISKEDYSTRSKELESLDIKGCDNSKLKEYFDSFFKTTNRIKAKDRSDKKEKGKIKIHKENFQKFKTLWNNLNYDAVVKYDINSDILIETAIKKINENFLISGQDIIVKRDKNIEDKDKHDSEKETISVETHSIFTLYEFVKAVSNSTKLSMQTVAKILHGIKKEKFDLIYQNENLALKKIEEQLVSSIYEVIINKISYDLKEIKTCNTSLTDKNGNLKEFIPEGSLGTETYKIKSKNIRDLSIYDEDFMEVDSGAEKIAIDESSDKRITVFGKLPKVNIPTAHGRHYNPDFGYVIEIGNGKELYFVVETKGYDKFDDISTKEKLQIKSAEAFFKKLREMGVNVEYQTKLNSPDLSQLISEILKDK
- a CDS encoding MYG1 family protein gives rise to the protein MKKLIATHNKMFHADEITAIALLEVFTDFEIEVERVEHDCKDFSKYDFVIDIGKKFDGIKYFDHHQYKGGKSSAGLIWDYIGLNEEYPKLSKLIDLVDRNDVGIEKAKPFEYSSLIKCYNTRNPSSKEQDEQFYQAVNFSKNIILSMKDMEEGMIKAKEIINNSFNFNRNPEIIELSEFTPYWTSYINGITMPFVKAVVWEDEDDRTWKVKVPSKTVGSFELNGNPLKQDNNMEFVHSSGHFAIAKDELTMIKYLSKNI
- a CDS encoding reverse transcriptase domain-containing protein: MENKLYKIYSNLKSNQSTGIDGISKQKLDEIIDDEISIIKRKIENNSYDFSFYKQKLLIKSINKTREISIPTLRDKIVLKYLFNEISNSFKENLTSKSHANIIVNEVIKQRQNFNAFIKVDIVNFFPSINHEILLEKLKTKIFDENILNLITKAIKQTTVDEKTSNKERIKYNNNVGVPQGLSISGLLAEIYVNDLEVKYNNNNKLKFFRYVDDILILCNKDHLENIMINLESDFRDLKLTIHKFEENSNKSTYGNKEDLYEFLGYKFENELISVRNSSVQKMYTNISKLFTLYKNERIYSKDYFITRLNLKITGCIIENKKYGWISFFSNINDHKLLFQLDQFVRENCEKNNIEYDNIKKFSRAIYEIKNTNSNYIIYDFKKNKISEKDLIIDFYDDIEFY
- a CDS encoding virulence RhuM family protein, whose translation is MEENLNIIIYSSEDGKTKLDVKLENETLWLNQKQLCELFGKSKSTISEHIKTIFEDEELDEKVVVRNYRTTTQHGAIEGKTQSTDVKYYNLDMIIALGFKVRSRTGVQFRKWANNILKEYVVKGFAMDDERLKNPPVANSLVPDYFEEMIERIRDIRASERRVYLRVKEIFALASDYDPSWSETTRFFQHIQNKLHFAITKLTAAEIISQRANASLPNMGITTLSTDSIKSTDITVAKNYLSEKEIEELNRIVVMWLDYAEDQAKRKQQVFLNDWENKLDAFLEFNERDVLQNFGQVSKKEADKKAKDEYKIFSAQRRAQKEEQGFIENIKALENIAKMVKEKK
- a CDS encoding site-specific DNA-methyltransferase gives rise to the protein MSLEKNVIEEQSINDVNYELLKKQFPNAVSIDENGKYVIDPQQLQLSLDPSLAQIKEDGYGLNWVGKKEAYHNAFTKNYKVLKPLKEISKNWDETENILIKGDNLDALKILRQNYYESIKMIYIDPPYNTKNDGFVYNDDFTTSTEQTLEELGYDKEYIDYIENIQGAKTHSGWLSFMYPRLLLAKDFLKDDGVIFISIDDNENAQLKLLCDEIYGDDNFVGEYIWNKKNVVQNDATHMSINHEYILVYAKNFNIFRFNLLERTEEQLKRYQNPDNDPRGLWTSVALQAKSGSNTYSIEFDNGVQWEPVKGTYPRLSKDSLIKAYNDNRLWFGKDGKNVPRLKKFLSEVKEGVLSSSLLLADDVGSTQLAKENLKKLMNNNLFDTPKPIGLISKFLQLATKNDLILDFFAGSGTTAHAVMDLNAQDNGNRKYICVQWAEGTPENSEAKKAGYETIFDITKARIDKAGEQLAKGDIGFRTFEIVEDQKQKIYQKSLEEVNQEDLLVMMEKPDISSNEEILYNLFVAEALPLSTKHQELIKDKLYLASNVAFILGDITSDELVEALKDKKECEYITVYSPNISNDKFTLEIESNISKLGIKSDKLRFRG